Proteins co-encoded in one Carassius gibelio isolate Cgi1373 ecotype wild population from Czech Republic chromosome A15, carGib1.2-hapl.c, whole genome shotgun sequence genomic window:
- the LOC128028886 gene encoding uncharacterized protein LOC128028886: MWHGAKNLAKRIHAASQVKGQSSLSSWLKDIVNHFWWCCKTADSYQEFLELWLGLLHHVTNEHRWVLESCQHADLESGGTQQWLERGSMAHEALMSIVRNKRWLNEVHKYLNFGSSADLESFQNHILMYASKRTAFSPPVFEARILLAAMDYNYHKDRPELCKSDESKQYRRLYKKNARRYMLYTQKTSKTYGYIPELQAMILQKRLAGKGMHRRRTLRPDDPRRYGPLPPVPAPTIEELLHTQVRRGLVSTFQTKDP; encoded by the exons ATGTGGCATGGGGCCAAGAATTTGGCAAAAAGGATCCATGCT GCTTCACAGGTCAAGGGTCAGTCCAGTTTGAGCAGTTGGCTAAAAGACATTGTCAACCACTTTTGGTGGTGCTGCAAAACAGCAGATTCTTACCAAGAGTTCCTT GAGCTGTGGCTTGGTCTCCTACATCATGTGACAAATGAACACAGGTGGGTGCTGGAAAGCTGCCAGCATGCAGACTTAGAATCTGGTGGAACTCAACAGTGGCTTGAGCGAGGCTCCATGGCACATGAGGCCCTGATGAGCATCGTTAGAAACAAGCGGTGGCTTAATGAGGTCCACAAATATCTCAATTTTGG GTCCTCTGCTGATCTGGAGTCCTTCCAGAACCATATTTTAATGTACGCTAGCAAGCGCACAGCATTTAGCCCTCCTGTCTTTGAGGCCAGGATTCTCCTTGCAGCGATGGACTATAATTACCACAAGGACCGCCCAGAGTTGTGTAAATCTGATGAAAGCAAACA gtacaGGAGGCTGTACAAGAAGAATGCTCGCAGGTATATGCTATACACTCAGAAGACATCCAAGACGTATGGCTACATCCCAGAACTGCAAGCTATGATCCTTCAAAAGAGATTAGCTGGTAAGGGAATGCACAGACGGAGGACACTACGACCTGATGACCCCAGAAGGTACGGCCCACTTCCCCCTGTGCCGGCACCAACCATTGAGGAACTCCTGCACACCCAAGTCAGGAGAGGCCTTG TGTCAACATTCCAGACTAAAGACCCGTGA